One window from the genome of Planifilum fulgidum encodes:
- a CDS encoding TRAP transporter large permease has translation MLWVFLAALFAALAAGVPVAFALMLCSVALMVSLNMLDSQIVAQNLINGANNFALMAIPFFILAGELMNRGGMSKRIVQFAMTLVGHVRGGLGYVVIIASVLFAGLSGSAVADTAALGAILIPMMVERGYDKKVPTAIVSSAGIIAPIIPPSIPMILFGVVSGVSITQLFMGGIVPGLLIAVGLMLVWFYMSRKETAELPPRKSVKEILTATKEAGWALLMPVIIIGGLRGGVFTPTEAGVIAVFYALFVGMFVYRNIGPRQLYDALIRSAKTTSVVMFVASAAIVSAWIITVANVPQGMTELLNPLIDRPLLLLLLINLLLLAVGMVMDLTPTILILTPVLMPIVKAAGIDPVYFGIIMVINLCIGLITPPVGTVLYVGCGISRISIGELVKGLWPFLMVEIAILLLLVFFPQIVTVPLEWLT, from the coding sequence ATGTTGTGGGTTTTTCTCGCCGCGTTGTTCGCCGCATTGGCCGCAGGTGTTCCCGTCGCTTTTGCTCTCATGCTGTGCTCCGTCGCGCTGATGGTTTCCCTGAATATGCTGGACAGTCAGATCGTCGCCCAGAACCTGATCAACGGGGCGAACAACTTCGCCCTGATGGCCATCCCCTTCTTCATCCTCGCCGGGGAGCTGATGAACCGGGGGGGAATGTCGAAGCGGATCGTCCAGTTCGCGATGACCCTCGTCGGCCACGTCCGGGGAGGGCTGGGGTATGTGGTGATCATCGCCAGCGTCCTGTTCGCCGGTCTGTCGGGCTCGGCCGTCGCCGACACGGCGGCGTTGGGCGCCATCCTGATTCCCATGATGGTGGAACGGGGATACGACAAAAAGGTTCCCACCGCCATCGTGTCTTCCGCCGGAATCATCGCCCCGATCATTCCCCCGAGCATTCCCATGATCCTTTTCGGCGTGGTGAGCGGCGTTTCCATCACCCAGCTGTTCATGGGCGGAATCGTCCCGGGACTTTTGATCGCCGTCGGCTTGATGCTGGTGTGGTTCTACATGTCCCGCAAGGAAACGGCGGAGCTGCCCCCGCGGAAAAGTGTGAAGGAGATCCTGACCGCCACCAAGGAAGCGGGTTGGGCTCTGCTGATGCCGGTGATTATCATCGGAGGATTGCGGGGAGGGGTGTTCACCCCGACGGAGGCCGGCGTGATCGCCGTCTTTTACGCCTTGTTCGTGGGGATGTTCGTTTACCGCAACATCGGGCCGCGTCAGCTGTACGACGCCCTGATCCGGTCGGCGAAAACCACAAGCGTCGTCATGTTCGTCGCGTCGGCGGCCATCGTCTCCGCTTGGATAATCACCGTCGCCAACGTGCCGCAGGGGATGACGGAACTTTTGAATCCCCTCATCGACCGTCCGCTCCTGCTTCTGCTTCTCATCAACCTGTTGCTGCTGGCGGTGGGCATGGTGATGGATCTGACCCCGACAATCCTGATTTTGACCCCGGTGTTGATGCCCATTGTCAAAGCCGCGGGGATCGATCCGGTCTATTTCGGCATCATCATGGTCATCAATCTCTGCATCGGTTTGATCACTCCCCCCGTGGGCACGGTGCTCTATGTCGGATGCGGCATCAGCCGGATCAGCATCGGCGAGCTGGTGAAGGGATTATGGCCTTTTCTGATGGTGGAGATCGCCATCCTCCTTCTGCTTGTCTTCTTTCCCCAAATTGTCACGGTTCCGTTGGAGTGGCTGACCTGA
- a CDS encoding TRAP transporter small permease, translating to MKRLMERTGRWFEGLLNLLIALSLAGMSVLVFLNVVLRYFFDSGITWSEEMSRFLFVWMVFLGAIAALKERMHLAVDVVIKRLPMGWKKFFAVISHSLVLYVLWLVFDGSWKMTWLNMASKAPATGVSLGFVYGVGVVTSLAMAAIVILRLFRILFGGSGESDFSLSEGNADAD from the coding sequence ATGAAGCGCTTAATGGAAAGGACGGGCCGCTGGTTCGAGGGATTGCTGAATTTGTTGATCGCTCTCTCCCTGGCGGGAATGTCGGTACTGGTTTTTCTCAACGTGGTGCTGCGCTATTTTTTCGACTCCGGCATCACCTGGTCCGAAGAGATGTCCCGTTTTCTGTTCGTGTGGATGGTCTTCCTCGGGGCGATCGCCGCCTTGAAGGAACGGATGCATCTCGCCGTCGACGTCGTGATCAAACGGTTGCCGATGGGATGGAAGAAGTTTTTTGCCGTCATCAGCCATTCTCTGGTCCTGTACGTCCTGTGGCTCGTTTTTGACGGAAGCTGGAAGATGACCTGGTTGAACATGGCGTCAAAGGCTCCGGCCACCGGCGTTTCCCTCGGCTTCGTGTACGGGGTCGGAGTGGTGACCAGCCTGGCGATGGCCGCCATCGTCATCCTTCGCCTGTTCCGGATTCTTTTTGGCGGAAGCGGGGAATCGGATTTCTCTCTGTCGGAGGGAAATGCCGACGCGGACTGA
- a CDS encoding FAD-binding oxidoreductase, producing the protein MKWIDSLRKLLKEDQVTVNPTELERHSRDESYHAPHLPDVVVFPENREDVSRILLFANEREIPVTPFGLGSSLEGHVIPYQGGISVDFQRMNKILEVRPQDMLVRVQPGVTRSQLNGELKKYGLFFSVDPGADATLGGMAATNASGTTAVRYGVMRDQVRDLEVVLADGRIIRTGGRAAKSSSGYHLTGLFVGSEGTLGLFTELTLRVFGIPEAIMAARAVFPTVKQAVNAAVSIISSGIPVARIELVDALSMKYLNEHSETRYPVAPTLFLEFHGNEAGLKRDIAFAEELAQGEECQGFQFETDTKARAKLWEARHHLAYAFIHRSPGKRLMVTDVCVPMSELAGAVEHARHVLNQEKMEGGILGHIGDGNYHVLMMIDPADPRDVEKAEKINASIVEYALDRGGTCTGEHGVGVGKIRYQRREHREALDVMMSLKQALDPKGILNPGKKLPPR; encoded by the coding sequence ATGAAATGGATAGATTCATTGCGGAAATTGCTGAAGGAAGATCAGGTCACGGTCAATCCGACGGAACTGGAACGGCACAGCCGGGACGAATCGTATCACGCGCCGCATCTTCCGGATGTGGTCGTTTTTCCGGAAAACCGGGAGGATGTGAGCCGCATTCTGCTCTTTGCAAACGAACGGGAAATTCCCGTCACCCCCTTCGGATTGGGAAGCAGTTTGGAGGGACACGTGATTCCGTACCAGGGCGGCATCTCCGTCGATTTTCAGCGCATGAACAAGATCCTCGAGGTTCGGCCGCAGGACATGCTGGTCCGCGTGCAGCCCGGCGTGACGAGGAGCCAATTGAACGGGGAATTGAAAAAATACGGGCTGTTTTTCTCGGTGGACCCGGGAGCGGACGCCACGCTGGGGGGAATGGCCGCCACCAATGCGAGCGGAACCACGGCCGTCCGCTACGGCGTGATGCGGGATCAGGTGAGGGATCTGGAGGTGGTTTTGGCCGACGGCCGGATCATCCGCACCGGCGGCCGGGCGGCCAAATCCTCCTCCGGTTACCATTTGACGGGCCTGTTCGTGGGTTCGGAGGGAACCCTCGGCCTGTTCACCGAATTGACCCTCCGGGTGTTCGGCATCCCGGAGGCCATCATGGCGGCGCGGGCCGTGTTCCCCACGGTCAAGCAGGCGGTCAACGCCGCGGTGTCCATCATCTCCTCGGGGATTCCGGTGGCCCGGATCGAACTGGTGGACGCTCTGTCGATGAAATACCTGAACGAGCACAGCGAAACCCGCTACCCGGTGGCTCCGACGCTGTTTTTGGAATTTCACGGAAACGAGGCGGGCCTGAAAAGGGACATCGCCTTCGCCGAGGAACTGGCGCAGGGAGAGGAATGCCAAGGGTTTCAGTTTGAAACCGACACGAAGGCGAGGGCGAAACTGTGGGAAGCGCGCCACCATCTGGCCTATGCCTTCATTCACCGGTCCCCCGGCAAACGGCTGATGGTGACCGATGTGTGCGTTCCCATGTCGGAATTGGCCGGCGCCGTGGAGCACGCCCGGCACGTGCTGAATCAGGAGAAAATGGAGGGAGGCATTCTCGGCCATATCGGGGATGGAAACTATCACGTGCTGATGATGATCGATCCGGCGGATCCCCGGGATGTGGAAAAAGCCGAAAAGATCAACGCCTCCATTGTCGAATACGCCCTCGACCGGGGAGGCACCTGCACGGGGGAACACGGCGTCGGCGTGGGAAAAATCCGCTACCAGCGCCGGGAGCACCGGGAAGCCCTGGACGTGATGATGAGCCTCAAGCAGGCCCTGGATCCGAAGGGAATCCTCAATCCGGGCAAAAAGTTGCCGCCCCGATAA
- a CDS encoding BglG family transcription antiterminator produces MLTRRMQRILRELMAASSPVTGKYLADVNRVTVRTIRNDLKRLDEILNRHGARVESLMGKGYRLVIREDRLFRQFLQSHIEAPGHRLPMTPEERVSHLIRRLLLNDGYLKLEDLADEIYVSKSTLQNDLKLVKERLGKYDIRLISRPHYGLKVVGREMKLRFCMADTLFSRKDRWHTAQDSPLLPLPREELERIRQIILKHIQAYRITISDISVHNLQMHIAIACRRIRSGNRVTLYPADLKEIINQREYEVAGRIVRDVEDAFGLSFPREEIAYVAIHLLGTKMTMPDEGGTLPPEQVVDEKILQLVRAALDKIESELEIDLKQDRKLIMDLALHLKPAIHRYKYGMNIRNPMLEDIKKHYPLAFEAGVIAGMALEEETGIKISEDEVGYLALHLGVAIERKKSTTAPKRCLIVCASGLGTAQLIYYKIKNRFGNRLDVVGTTEYYNLHRWDLRDIDFVISSIPISESLPVPVVEVSAVIGNPDLSRIESYILERKSRPIHYFRKDLLFLGRRFSSREEVLSFMHERLREKDMVDPDFLEGIHDREKVAPTAYGNLVAVPHPITPRSDQTFIAVCTLEKPVVWGDRPVQLILVLSVKRESQEDLQSLYELLGKIIESPALVRSLLKARSVEGFIGVLEGAWCGETEEGVHSSASWYLEGDDN; encoded by the coding sequence ATGTTGACGAGGCGCATGCAACGCATTTTGCGGGAATTGATGGCGGCTTCCTCTCCGGTGACCGGCAAATACCTGGCCGATGTGAACCGGGTGACGGTGCGGACGATCCGAAATGATCTCAAACGCCTGGATGAGATCCTGAACCGGCACGGCGCCCGGGTGGAATCCCTGATGGGGAAGGGCTACCGGTTGGTGATCCGGGAGGACCGCCTGTTCCGCCAATTTCTTCAATCCCACATCGAGGCCCCCGGTCACAGGCTCCCCATGACACCGGAGGAGAGGGTGTCCCATCTCATCCGGCGGCTGCTGTTGAACGACGGTTATCTCAAGCTGGAGGATCTGGCCGATGAGATCTACGTCAGCAAATCGACGCTCCAAAACGACCTGAAACTGGTGAAAGAGCGCTTGGGGAAATACGACATTCGCCTGATTTCCCGCCCCCATTACGGACTGAAGGTTGTCGGCAGGGAAATGAAGCTTCGCTTTTGCATGGCGGACACCCTGTTTTCCCGGAAGGACCGCTGGCACACGGCGCAGGATTCCCCCCTGCTTCCCCTTCCCCGGGAGGAACTGGAGCGGATCCGTCAGATCATCCTGAAACACATTCAAGCATACCGCATCACCATCTCCGACATTTCCGTCCACAACCTGCAGATGCACATCGCCATCGCCTGCCGGCGGATTCGGAGCGGGAATCGGGTGACGCTGTATCCGGCGGACCTGAAGGAGATCATCAATCAAAGGGAATACGAGGTGGCAGGGCGGATCGTCCGCGATGTGGAGGACGCCTTCGGACTTTCCTTCCCCCGGGAGGAGATCGCCTATGTCGCGATTCACCTCTTGGGAACCAAGATGACGATGCCGGATGAGGGCGGTACGCTCCCGCCGGAACAGGTGGTGGATGAGAAAATTTTGCAACTGGTTCGTGCCGCCCTGGACAAGATCGAGTCGGAGCTGGAGATCGACCTGAAACAGGACCGAAAATTGATCATGGACCTCGCCCTCCATCTGAAACCGGCGATTCACCGGTACAAGTACGGGATGAACATCCGGAATCCGATGCTGGAGGACATCAAGAAGCATTATCCCTTGGCCTTCGAGGCCGGCGTGATCGCGGGGATGGCCCTCGAAGAGGAGACCGGGATCAAGATCAGCGAGGATGAAGTGGGATATCTGGCCCTGCATCTCGGAGTCGCCATCGAGAGAAAAAAATCGACCACCGCCCCCAAGCGTTGCCTGATCGTATGCGCCTCCGGACTGGGCACCGCCCAATTGATCTATTACAAGATCAAAAATCGCTTCGGAAACCGCCTGGATGTGGTGGGGACGACGGAATATTACAATCTGCACCGGTGGGATTTGCGGGACATCGATTTTGTGATCAGCTCCATTCCCATTTCGGAATCCCTGCCGGTTCCCGTGGTGGAAGTGAGTGCCGTCATCGGCAACCCGGATCTGTCCCGGATCGAATCTTACATTCTGGAGCGAAAAAGTCGGCCGATTCACTATTTCCGCAAGGATCTTCTGTTTCTGGGAAGGCGCTTTTCCTCCCGGGAGGAGGTGCTTTCCTTCATGCACGAGCGGTTGCGAGAGAAGGACATGGTGGACCCCGATTTCCTGGAAGGGATCCATGACCGGGAGAAGGTGGCGCCGACGGCCTACGGGAATCTGGTGGCGGTTCCCCATCCGATCACGCCCCGGTCCGATCAGACCTTCATCGCCGTATGCACCCTGGAAAAGCCCGTCGTCTGGGGCGATAGGCCGGTCCAACTGATTCTCGTGCTTTCCGTGAAGCGGGAGAGCCAGGAGGATTTGCAATCCCTTTATGAATTGCTGGGAAAAATCATCGAAAGCCCCGCCCTGGTCCGGTCCCTGCTCAAGGCTAGGTCCGTTGAAGGGTTTATCGGCGTATTGGAGGGGGCGTGGTGCGGAGAAACCGAGGAGGGGGTCCATTCCTCCGCTTCCTGGTACCTCGAGGGGGATGACAACTGA
- a CDS encoding glycoside hydrolase family 1 protein, protein MSVKYRFPEGFWWGSATSAAQIEGAAAEGGKGKTIWDHWYEIEPHRFYDNVGPGTASDFYHRYREDIRLMKEIGHNSFRFSISWARLIPGGRGEVNPEAVRFYNDVIDELLACGIEPFVTLFHFDMPLELQQAGGWESREVVDAYEAYARTAFRLFGDRVKKWFTFNEPIVPVEGGYLYDFHYPNIVDFKRAAQVAYHTMLAHAKAVRAFREAGIRGKVGIILNLTPSYPRSSHPADLKASRIADLFFNRSFLDPAVLGEYPRELIDLLREHGQLPETREGDGELLKEGKVDLLGINYYQPRRVKAKEHLPNPYAPFMPEWFFDPYEMPGRKMNPYRGWEIYEKGLYDILINLKENYGNIESYVSENGMGVQDEERFLKDGVIQDDYRIQFIRGHLIWLHRAIQEGCNAKGYHLWTFMDNWSWMNAYKNRYGLVSVDLKTQKRTPKKSAEWFRKVAQNNGFD, encoded by the coding sequence ATGTCCGTGAAATACCGATTTCCGGAGGGATTCTGGTGGGGCAGCGCCACGTCGGCCGCCCAGATCGAAGGAGCGGCGGCGGAGGGCGGAAAGGGAAAAACCATTTGGGACCATTGGTATGAAATCGAGCCCCATCGCTTTTACGACAATGTGGGCCCCGGAACCGCCTCCGACTTTTATCACCGCTATCGGGAAGACATCCGTTTGATGAAGGAGATCGGCCACAACTCCTTCCGGTTTTCCATCTCCTGGGCGCGGCTCATTCCGGGGGGACGGGGAGAAGTCAATCCGGAGGCGGTCCGGTTTTACAACGACGTGATCGATGAGCTTTTGGCCTGCGGCATCGAACCCTTTGTCACCCTCTTCCACTTCGACATGCCCCTGGAGCTGCAACAGGCGGGCGGATGGGAAAGCCGGGAAGTGGTGGATGCCTATGAGGCTTACGCCCGTACGGCCTTCCGGCTGTTCGGCGACCGGGTGAAGAAGTGGTTTACCTTCAATGAGCCGATCGTCCCCGTGGAGGGCGGTTACCTGTATGACTTCCACTACCCGAACATCGTCGATTTCAAGCGGGCCGCCCAGGTGGCCTATCACACGATGCTGGCCCACGCCAAGGCGGTCCGGGCGTTCCGGGAAGCGGGCATCCGGGGAAAAGTGGGCATCATTCTGAATCTGACCCCCTCCTACCCGAGGAGTTCCCACCCGGCGGATCTGAAGGCCTCCCGCATCGCCGACCTGTTTTTTAACCGGAGTTTTCTGGACCCTGCGGTCTTGGGCGAATACCCCCGGGAGCTGATCGACCTCCTGCGGGAACACGGCCAGTTGCCGGAGACGCGCGAGGGGGACGGGGAGCTGTTGAAAGAAGGGAAAGTGGACCTGCTCGGGATCAACTATTATCAGCCCCGTCGCGTCAAGGCGAAGGAGCATTTGCCCAATCCCTACGCCCCCTTCATGCCCGAGTGGTTCTTTGATCCCTACGAAATGCCCGGCAGAAAGATGAACCCGTATAGGGGATGGGAAATCTACGAAAAGGGCCTCTACGACATCCTGATCAATCTGAAGGAGAACTACGGCAATATCGAATCCTATGTTTCCGAGAACGGAATGGGGGTTCAAGACGAGGAGCGATTTCTCAAAGACGGCGTCATCCAGGACGATTACCGGATTCAGTTTATTCGCGGGCACCTGATCTGGCTGCACCGGGCCATCCAGGAGGGCTGCAACGCAAAGGGTTATCACCTGTGGACGTTCATGGACAACTGGTCCTGGATGAACGCCTACAAAAACCGCTACGGCCTGGTCTCCGTCGACCTCAAAACCCAGAAAAGAACGCCGAAAAAGAGCGCCGAGTGGTTTCGCAAGGTGGCGCAAAACAACGGTTTTGATTAA
- a CDS encoding PTS lactose/cellobiose transporter subunit IIA, with product MDDIVETAFKIILHAGNGKSNAMEAIQEAKAGRFEEADRLIKEAGGELGKAHDYQTRLLHGEAGGKATPVNVILMHSMDHLMTSMTVRDLAVEIIELYRSRARNT from the coding sequence ATGGATGACATCGTTGAAACCGCCTTTAAGATCATCCTCCACGCTGGAAACGGCAAATCCAACGCGATGGAGGCCATCCAGGAAGCCAAGGCCGGCCGTTTTGAGGAAGCGGACCGGCTGATCAAGGAAGCCGGCGGGGAACTCGGCAAGGCCCACGATTACCAGACCCGGCTGCTCCACGGGGAGGCGGGCGGAAAAGCGACCCCGGTCAATGTGATTCTGATGCATTCCATGGATCATCTGATGACGTCGATGACGGTTCGGGATTTGGCGGTGGAGATCATCGAACTCTATCGGAGCAGGGCACGAAACACCTGA
- the celB gene encoding PTS cellobiose transporter subunit IIC yields the protein MNQNKWMSVLENLLLPLADKLNNNRYLTALRDGFMVALPLIIFGSIFVVIANFPFLDRVLSEEAYAAYQNALGPASAATLSIMGLFVIIGIGYKLTEHYGLEGIYGGVVSLAAFLIMTPQVLENVTGVIPTSVLGAEGLFLGIFTSFIASELYRFFVRKNWVIKMPAGVPDAVSRSFSALIPIALTLSVFLIVRIFFSYTPFETAQNFIYTVIQQPLTVLGSGLPATIVAVLLVQFFWFFGLHGQIIVNSVFDPIWFALNDQNLKAFQAGEELPNIITKQFIDTFLVGMGGSGMTLAVIVLIFLIGRSRQIKELGKLGAPPGLFNVNEPIIFGLPIIMNPLVLIPWLLAPVVVTIITYAAMSIGLVPKPAGVIVPWTTPIGLSGFLATGNSWQGAVMQIFNLFVVMAIWWPFLKILDKQYYEREKGDSSSSQAAQKAAVRD from the coding sequence ATGAATCAAAACAAATGGATGAGTGTTTTGGAAAACCTGCTCTTGCCCCTCGCGGACAAGCTGAATAACAACCGCTATCTGACAGCTCTCCGGGACGGGTTTATGGTGGCCTTGCCCCTGATCATTTTCGGGTCGATTTTTGTCGTGATCGCAAACTTTCCCTTTTTGGACCGGGTGTTGAGCGAAGAGGCGTACGCCGCCTATCAAAATGCCCTCGGACCGGCGTCGGCGGCCACCTTGAGCATCATGGGCCTCTTTGTCATCATCGGGATCGGTTACAAGCTGACGGAACATTACGGGCTGGAGGGAATCTACGGCGGCGTGGTTTCCCTGGCGGCTTTTCTCATCATGACGCCCCAGGTGCTGGAGAATGTCACCGGCGTCATTCCCACGTCCGTTCTGGGGGCGGAGGGTCTGTTCCTCGGGATTTTCACGTCCTTCATCGCTTCGGAGCTGTACCGGTTCTTTGTGAGGAAAAACTGGGTGATCAAGATGCCGGCGGGCGTGCCCGATGCGGTGTCCCGCTCCTTCAGCGCCCTGATTCCCATCGCGCTGACCTTGTCCGTCTTCCTGATCGTCCGCATCTTTTTCAGCTACACCCCCTTTGAAACCGCCCAAAACTTCATCTACACCGTGATTCAACAGCCCTTGACCGTGTTGGGAAGCGGACTCCCCGCGACCATCGTGGCGGTGCTTCTGGTCCAGTTCTTCTGGTTTTTCGGCCTGCACGGCCAGATCATCGTCAACTCCGTCTTCGACCCGATCTGGTTCGCCCTGAACGACCAAAACCTGAAGGCGTTCCAGGCCGGGGAGGAGCTTCCCAACATCATCACCAAACAGTTTATCGACACCTTCCTCGTCGGCATGGGGGGATCGGGGATGACCCTGGCCGTCATCGTCCTGATCTTCCTCATCGGGCGCAGCCGGCAGATCAAGGAGCTGGGCAAATTGGGGGCGCCCCCGGGCCTTTTCAACGTCAACGAGCCGATCATCTTCGGCCTGCCGATCATCATGAACCCCCTCGTCCTGATTCCCTGGCTGTTGGCGCCGGTGGTGGTGACCATCATCACCTATGCGGCGATGTCGATCGGGCTGGTGCCGAAGCCCGCCGGCGTGATCGTCCCGTGGACGACACCCATCGGTTTGAGCGGGTTTCTGGCGACCGGAAACTCCTGGCAGGGAGCGGTGATGCAGATTTTCAACCTGTTTGTCGTGATGGCGATCTGGTGGCCCTTCCTGAAAATCCTAGACAAGCAGTATTATGAAAGGGAGAAAGGAGATTCAAGCAGCAGTCAAGCCGCGCAAAAAGCCGCAGTTCGAGACTGA
- a CDS encoding PTS sugar transporter subunit IIB, which translates to MKRILLACSSGMSTSLLVSRMKEAAEARGLEVEIWAVAQDKAATEMKKADVLLVGPQMRFLIKKLSQEGEALGIPIEAIDPIAYGRVDGEAVLNKALELIKKGEESR; encoded by the coding sequence GTGAAGCGGATTCTTTTGGCCTGTTCATCGGGCATGTCCACCAGTCTCCTGGTTTCCCGGATGAAGGAAGCCGCCGAAGCCCGGGGGCTGGAAGTGGAAATTTGGGCCGTGGCCCAGGACAAGGCGGCGACGGAGATGAAAAAGGCGGATGTGCTGCTCGTGGGTCCCCAGATGCGATTCCTGATCAAAAAGCTCTCCCAGGAGGGGGAGGCCCTGGGGATTCCCATCGAAGCGATCGATCCGATCGCCTACGGCCGTGTGGACGGAGAAGCCGTGCTGAATAAAGCCCTTGAGCTGATCAAAAAGGGAGAGGAGTCCCGATGA